TCGGTTTCCTCCCGCCGTTGCTTCGGCTCCTCCCTGGCCAAAAGGCCATCTACTTCCTCGTCGAGCCAGCTCCAGAAGGCCGGCTCCGGCTCCGCTCGCACCGGCAGCTCCGCCAGCGGCACCGGGCCGCCGTCGGCGTCCTCGAGGCGGCCGTGGAGCTTGACCCGGTCTTTGGAGGTGGTGAGGACGGCGTCGGCGCCGGATTCTCGGAACGTCTTGGCGATGCGCTGCAGGGTCGCTTCCGGATACGGATGATGATCCGGGAGGAAGAGCTCACCGGCGACGGTGAAGCCCTCGGCCTCGGCGGAGGCGCGGAAGCGCTCCGGCCGGGCGATGGCGGCTACCAACAGCACCCGGCTGCCGGCGGCCAGCTCGTCGCCGCGATGCAGCCTCGCCGGCCGGGCCTCGGTGGTGCTGACGAAGGCCGGACCGTCGAATCCGAAGGGTCTCAGGGCCGCCGCCAGGGCTTGGGCTTGCTCGGGAGCCTCGGAGTCCGCGCCGGCGAGCTTTGCTCCGGTGAGAAGGGCCGCGTGGGCTCGGGCGCTGCTGGCCAGGGGCTCCCGCAGCCGCCCGCCGGGCCACAGCCGGCCGCCGGCGAAGGGATCGGAGGCGGGGAAGACCAGGAGGTCCAGGTCCCGATGCAGCGCCAGGTGGGAGAAGCCGTCGTCGAGGAGGAAGATCTGGGGTTGGGGCGACAGGCGCTCCAGGGCATGGAAGCCGTCCTGATAACGGTCCGGCCCCACCACCACCGCCACTCCGGGCATCTCGCCGGCCAGCAGCACCGGCTCGTCTCCGGCCACCGTCGGTCCCAGCAGCGGTCCCTCGCCGGTGCTTACCATCCGCACGCCCTTGCCGGAGCCTCCGTAGCCGCGGGAGAGCACCGCCACCTGCAGTCCGCGGTGTTGGAGGTGACGACCCACCGCCGACACCAGTGGCGTTTTGCCGGCGCCGCCCCAATGCAAGTTGCCGATGCTGATCACCGGCCGCGGCAGACGCCGCGCGCGGCGGCGATACCACCGCCGGCGCAGCCGGTGAACGCCGCCGTAGAAGAGCTGCCAGGGGGAGCGGGGGGCGCTGGGGCGCGGGTCCAGGGGGCTCATGGAGTCTCCTCCTCGGCTCCTCCGGCGTCGAATCCCGCTTGCTCCAACATCGGCCGCAGAAGCTCCAGGGTCTTGGCCACCGCGCCGCGGTTGGCTGCGACCAGATCGCGGGCTCGACCGCCGACGTCAGCGGCCAGCTGGGGCTGGCTGAGCCAGCGGTCCCAGGTCTCCCCCAAGGCGCGGGCGTCGGCGACTCGCTCCCAGGCATGGGCAGCGTCGAAGTGCTGGGCCATCTCGCGGAAGTTTTCCATCGACGGTCCCACCGCCGTGGCGATACCGAAGCGCGCCGGCTCCAGCGGATTGTGGCCGCCGGTAGGCACCAGGGTGCCGCCGATGAAGGCGGCGTCGGCGATGCGGTAGAGCGCCGCCAGCTCTCCCAGGCTGTCGAGGAGCAGCACCGCCGGGGCTCCGGGCTCGGCCGAATCGTCGTTGAGGGCGCTGCGCCGTGCGGCCTCCACGCCCCGCTGGCGGAGCAGGCGGAAGACCTCGTCCCAGCGCTCCGGGTGGCGTGGTGCCAGCACCAGCAGTGCCCGTTCGGCGCCGAGGTGCTGGAAGGCGTCGAGCACCTGCTCCTCTTCGCCGGCCATGGTGGAACCCGCCAGCAGCACTCGGCGCTCTCCGGCGAGGGCGCGCACCAGCGCCTCGAGCTTCGGCATGGTGGGGGGCTCGGGGGTCTCGTATTTCAAGTTGCCGGTGACCGTCACTCGCTCCTTCGCCACCCCCAGCTGCACCAGCCGCCGGCGGTCCTCGGCGGTTTGCACGCCAAAGCGCTGGACTCCCCGGAAGAGCGGTCCGAGGAGCTTGCGCAGCCGTTCCATGCGCCGGAAACTGCGGTCGCTGACCCGGCCGTTGACCACCGTCACCGGCAGCCGGCGGTGCTGGGCGGTGCGCAGCACCAGGGGCCAGAGGTCCCCTTCCACCAGCACCAGGGCGGCGGGGCGCAGGCGGTGGAAGAAGCGGCGGATGGCGAAGCCGAGCTCGAAGGGGAAGTAGGTGACGGTGGCGCGGCCCCCGAGGCTGGAGCGAGCGCGTTGCTGGCCGGTGGGGGTGATGGTGGTGACCACCAGCGGTAGCTTCTCCGGCAGGGCAGCGACCAGGGTGGCGGCCACCCCCACCTCGCCGACGGAGACGGCGTGGAGCCACAGGTTGTGGTCCCGAGGGGCCTCCGGCACCCGGCCCAGCCGCGGCAGCACCGTGTCTCGGTAGTGACCGCCGCGGCGGATCAGGATCCACGGGGCAGTGAGCACCAGACTGGCGCCGAAGGCCAGCTGATAGAGGCCCCAGGCGCCGGCGCCGAGAGCCTTGCGCAAGGGGCCGCGCTGGGAATCTACAGGGGACGGGCTCGGTTGCTTCATCTCCGGCGGGAGTATAGTGTGTCGAGGCTCCGGCGGTTAGGGGCGTGCCCAGCCGGACTTCCTCCTCTTCCCCAGACTTCTACATAGACGCCCACCGGTCCCCGGCCGTAATGGTAAGCGAGGGACAACGATGCCAGAGCTCGTGTATTCACAACAAGATCACCACCGCCAGCTCGAGGAAGCGACCGACCACGAGCTGATGGAATGCCTCCAGCGCGGCGACGAAACGGCGCTGGGACTGCTGGTGGAGCGCAAGACCAAGCCCCTGGTGCAGGCCGCCTACCGCATTCTTGGGGATTTGGAAGAGGCCCGCGACGTGGTCCAGATGACCTTCGTGCGCATGTGGGAGAAGCGCGACCGCTTCGACCCGCGCTGGAGTCCCAACACCTGGATCTTCCGCATCGCCACCAATCTCGCCATCGACCATCTGCGTTCCCGCCGCACTCGGGAGCGCAGCACCGAGCCCGTTCGCCAGCATCTCTACCAGGTTTCCGACCGCCGCAATCACGAGGAGCACGCCCAGCTCCAGGAGACGGAGGTGATGGACATCTTCCGCGAGCTCTCCAGCGAGCTCACCGAGCGCCAACGCACCATCTTCGTGCTCCGCGAGGTCGAGGGCCGGAGCTCCCAGGAAGTGGCGGAGATGGTCGGCTGCCGCGAATCCACCGTGCGCAATCACCTGTTCAACGCTCGCAAGGTGCTGCGCAAAGAGCTTTTGGAGCGCTATCCCGAATACGCTGGCCGCTTCGGGGATCGCGACGGAGGGGAGAGCTGATGCGCTGCCCCCGCCGATCCGGTGAGCCCGGTACCGGTCTCGCCTGGGACCGCCTGCTGGAGCATAGATTCGACGCCAGCCTGGCGCCGCCGGCCTGCTGGCCGGACGTGATGGAGCATCTGGACCATTGCCCGGACTGCCGCCACTACGCCCAAGACGTCGATCCGACCCTGATGTTCCGGGATCTGCCGGAAGTGACGGTCACCGACGCCGACATCGCCGAGATGAAGCTGGCGGTGCGCACCCTGCGGGGAAGTAGCGCCGTACAGCGGACCAGCGGTTGGCCAAGTCGCTGGCAGAGCTTGGTCAAGAAGGCGCGCTACGGGGCCGAAGACTTGCTCGCTGCCCCCCGCCGCTCCCCCGCCGCCTGGCGTCTGGCCGCGGCGGCGGTGCTGGCCCTTAGCCTGAGCGCCAGCATGGTCCTGCCTTCCGGCACGGACCGTCATGGGGAAGTCGGCCGCCAGGGCGAAGCGGTGGCCCAAGCCGGCCTGATGGAGCTTGCGGGTTCGTCTCCTGGAATGGCCTCGGCGGCCGATGGCTCGGTGCACACCGGCTCGGTTCGTTCCCTTCCGGTGAGCTGGTCGCGGGCCGGTACCGCGCCAGCGGCCCATCGGGGTCTGGAGACGGGCCGAGGTGTGGACACTGCGTGGGGCTCGGAGCCCGCCGGCGACTCTGCCTGGGGCAGCACGTCCCTCGGGGACTCGGTGGTCGAGGATCCGGTGGTGGAGGATGTAGTGAGCCCCGGTGCCCGGGTGTATAGCTTCCAAGCTCCCGACGAGAAGATGGCGGTGGTGATGGTGATCGATCCCACCCTGGACGTCTGACCAGCCCAAACCGTAGACCAAGAAGAAGCGGTGTACCGAAGGTCTGCGAGCCACGGCCGGCAAAGGTTCCGGCTCCCGTCCTGAGGCGTCCGCCAAAACGATCTCTCATCGAGCTTTGAGACGCATTTCATGAGCCTTCTCTTCTTCCATGAGCGCCTCCGCGGCGTCTGCCGGCGGCCGGTGGCGCCAGCGACGGTGCTGCCAGTGACAGTGCTGCCAGCAACGGTGCTGCCGATGCTGCTGCTGGTGGTCCTGGCCCTCGGCGCCGGGCTCGCCAGTCCGGCCATGGCCCAGGGCACCGCGGCGGGGGAGATGGACACCTCGCCGCTGACCCTCTACGCTCACAAGCTGGAGAATCAATCCGCCATGGAGGCCATGCCGCTGGTCTACCCCCTGCTGTCGGACCGCGGCACGGTGGAGCTCAAGCCGAAGGAGAACACCCTGGTGGTGCGCGACCAGTCGACCAACGTACGGCGCATCGTCAGCGTGTTGGAGGCCTACGACCACCCGCGGCGGCCGGTGGCGGTGGAGATCCAGCTGGTGCGCGCCACCGCCGAGGTCTTCTCGCCGACCCAGCTGTCGCGGCTGCCGGATCCGCTCCTCGAGCGGCTCCAGGACCTGCTGCCCTACCATAGCTACGAGCTGCTGGCCGGCACTCGGCTCAACAGCCGCGAGGGGGAGTCGGTGCGCTATCGGCTGAGCAGCCGCTATGGTGTCGAATTCCGCATCGGCACGATGATGGAGGGCAAGCGCCTGCGCCTCCACGGATTCCAGCTCAGCGGCCGGGAAAAGTCCCAGCGGGCGTTGATCCACACCAATCTCAACCTGCATCTGAACCAAACCCTCTACCTCGGCCTGGCCGCCAGCGAGTCCAGCGGCGAGGCCCTGATGGTGGTGATCACCGCCCGGCGCGGCGAGGAGCCGCCGGTAACCAGGACGGCCGTGCCCGATATCGGGCGGGCTGCCCCGAATTCAGCAGAGAGGCCCTGAGCGTGGAGTTCGTTTGTCGCATCGGCACCCAAGACGGCCAGATCCTGGAGCAGCGGCATCAGGGGCGGGACGAGGTCTCCCTGCGGGCGGAGCTCGAACGTCGCGGGTACCACGTGTTTTCCGTGCGCCGGGGCGGCGCCCTCAACCGCCTGTCCTGGCGCGGCCTGGGCCGCAGCCGCAAGAAAGTCTCCACCGACCGCTTCCTGATCTTCAACCAGGAGCTGGCGGCGCTGCTGCGCGCCGGCCTGCCGTTGATGCAGGCGCTGGACATGATGCTCGAGCGCATGCGGGACCCCGACTTCCGGCCGGTGCTGGAGGATATCCGCAACCGGGTGCGCTCCGGCGAGAACCTTTCCGACGCCTTCGCCTCCTACGGCGACGTCTTCCCGCGGCTCTACCCTTCGACCCTCAAGGCGGGAGAGCGCAGCGGCGAGATGGAGAGCGTCATCCGGCGCTTCATCCGCTACCTGCAATTGGTTTCCGGCGCGCGCAAGCGCATCGTCTCCGCCCTCACCTATCCGGCGGTGCTGGTGGGGTTGTCGCTGGCCATGCTGACCCTCATGGGTCTCTATGTGGTGCCCAAATTCACCGCCTTCTACGCCGACCTGGACGCCGAGTTGCCGTTCATGACCCGGTGGATGCTGGGCATCGTCGGTTTCGTGCGCGAGCAATGGTTGCTGATTCTCATCGGCATCGTGGTGGGGGTGTTCTTCTACCGCCGCTGGCGTGCCACCCGCAGCGGCCAGATCATCATCGACCGCTACAAGCTGCGCATCCCGCTGGTGGGAGAGATCCTGCACCGCTTCGGTCTGGCGGAGTTCTGCCGTTCTCTGGCCACCCTGATCTCCGGCGGCATCCCGCTGGTCAACGCCGCGGACATCGCCATCGGCGGCGTCAGCAACGCCTTTCTGCGCTCGCGGCTGGAGCCCACCGTCGACCTGGTGCGGCAGGGCCGGACCTTCCACAGCGCGCTGGAGGAGAGCAGCGTCTTCACCGACATGGCCATCGACATGATCAAAGTCGGTGAGGCCACCGGTGCGCTGGACGACATGCTGGTCTCCGTCTCGGACTTCCTGGACGAGCAGGTGGAAGTGCGCACTCAGCGCCTGTTGAGCCTCGTCGAGCCCATCATGCTGGTGGTCATGGGCCTGATTATCGGTATCCTGCTGATCTCCATCTACCTGCCATTGTTCAGCGTCATGACCCAAGTACAGGGGTAGACAGCACTCCTATCCCGAACCGTAAGCCAAAACGAGCGAGAACAAGCCCGAACGAGCGAGAACGAAGATGTTGGTGACCGAAGAAACCCCCAGGATCGAAACCACCGAAGAGGCCGAGGCGCGCCTGCTGCGGGAGCACGAGGAGGCCCTCCGGGTGGCCTCGGAATACGGCCTCGAATTCGTCGAGGCGTCCCACGTGCGCATCGACAACGATCTCTTCCGGCGCATTCCCTTCGATCTCATGCTGCGCTACACCTTCATCCCCGAGGCGCAGCTGGAGGGGCGGATCTCGGTGGTCATGGCGGATCCCGCCGACGTGGTCAAGATCGACGAATTGGAGCTGCTCCTGGGCCAGCCGGTGGAGGTCAAGGTCGGCCTGCGCTCCGCCATCGAAGAGATCCTGGAGAAGTCCGAGAGCGCCCAGCGAGTCCTCGACGAAGCCAGCGAGGACTTCCGGCTGCAGCTGGTACAGGAGGACGAGGACGGCGAAGAGGTGCTGTCCATCGACCGCATCAGCGCCGACACCAGCCCCATCATCAAGCTGGTGGACTCGACCCTGTTCAACGCCATCCAGCGCCGCGCCAGCGATATCCACA
This Acidobacteriota bacterium DNA region includes the following protein-coding sequences:
- a CDS encoding type II secretion system F family protein, which encodes MEFVCRIGTQDGQILEQRHQGRDEVSLRAELERRGYHVFSVRRGGALNRLSWRGLGRSRKKVSTDRFLIFNQELAALLRAGLPLMQALDMMLERMRDPDFRPVLEDIRNRVRSGENLSDAFASYGDVFPRLYPSTLKAGERSGEMESVIRRFIRYLQLVSGARKRIVSALTYPAVLVGLSLAMLTLMGLYVVPKFTAFYADLDAELPFMTRWMLGIVGFVREQWLLILIGIVVGVFFYRRWRATRSGQIIIDRYKLRIPLVGEILHRFGLAEFCRSLATLISGGIPLVNAADIAIGGVSNAFLRSRLEPTVDLVRQGRTFHSALEESSVFTDMAIDMIKVGEATGALDDMLVSVSDFLDEQVEVRTQRLLSLVEPIMLVVMGLIIGILLISIYLPLFSVMTQVQG
- a CDS encoding 3-deoxy-D-manno-octulosonic acid transferase; amino-acid sequence: MKQPSPSPVDSQRGPLRKALGAGAWGLYQLAFGASLVLTAPWILIRRGGHYRDTVLPRLGRVPEAPRDHNLWLHAVSVGEVGVAATLVAALPEKLPLVVTTITPTGQQRARSSLGGRATVTYFPFELGFAIRRFFHRLRPAALVLVEGDLWPLVLRTAQHRRLPVTVVNGRVSDRSFRRMERLRKLLGPLFRGVQRFGVQTAEDRRRLVQLGVAKERVTVTGNLKYETPEPPTMPKLEALVRALAGERRVLLAGSTMAGEEEQVLDAFQHLGAERALLVLAPRHPERWDEVFRLLRQRGVEAARRSALNDDSAEPGAPAVLLLDSLGELAALYRIADAAFIGGTLVPTGGHNPLEPARFGIATAVGPSMENFREMAQHFDAAHAWERVADARALGETWDRWLSQPQLAADVGGRARDLVAANRGAVAKTLELLRPMLEQAGFDAGGAEEETP
- a CDS encoding RNA polymerase sigma factor, with translation MYSQQDHHRQLEEATDHELMECLQRGDETALGLLVERKTKPLVQAAYRILGDLEEARDVVQMTFVRMWEKRDRFDPRWSPNTWIFRIATNLAIDHLRSRRTRERSTEPVRQHLYQVSDRRNHEEHAQLQETEVMDIFRELSSELTERQRTIFVLREVEGRSSQEVAEMVGCRESTVRNHLFNARKVLRKELLERYPEYAGRFGDRDGGES
- the lpxK gene encoding tetraacyldisaccharide 4'-kinase, whose amino-acid sequence is MSPLDPRPSAPRSPWQLFYGGVHRLRRRWYRRRARRLPRPVISIGNLHWGGAGKTPLVSAVGRHLQHRGLQVAVLSRGYGGSGKGVRMVSTGEGPLLGPTVAGDEPVLLAGEMPGVAVVVGPDRYQDGFHALERLSPQPQIFLLDDGFSHLALHRDLDLLVFPASDPFAGGRLWPGGRLREPLASSARAHAALLTGAKLAGADSEAPEQAQALAAALRPFGFDGPAFVSTTEARPARLHRGDELAAGSRVLLVAAIARPERFRASAEAEGFTVAGELFLPDHHPYPEATLQRIAKTFRESGADAVLTTSKDRVKLHGRLEDADGGPVPLAELPVRAEPEPAFWSWLDEEVDGLLAREEPKQRREETDP